A region from the Mycolicibacterium litorale genome encodes:
- a CDS encoding AraC family transcriptional regulator, producing MTVSALSAKGLAEPANMSERVIDLRRGGRALAGSYLYEGDGLITGWHSHDVHQIEYAIGGVVEVETASGHYLVPPQQAAWLPMGLEHQATMNADVRTVAVMFDSALIPDGGDRARILAVSPLLREMMIYALRWPIERAHSDPVSDAFFQTLGNLVIEALDHEAPLSLPSSEHPIVAAAMTYTKEHLQSVTAEEVSRAVSVSERTLRRLFSDELGLSWRTYLLHARMLRAMALLAAPGQSVQETSTAVGFDSLSSFTRAFTQFCGETPSAYRRRAATSMV from the coding sequence GTGACCGTCTCTGCGCTATCGGCCAAGGGTTTAGCCGAACCGGCCAACATGTCCGAGCGGGTGATCGACCTGCGCCGCGGTGGCCGCGCCCTGGCCGGCAGCTACCTGTACGAGGGTGACGGACTGATCACCGGGTGGCACTCCCACGACGTGCACCAGATCGAGTACGCGATCGGCGGCGTGGTCGAGGTGGAGACCGCGTCGGGGCACTACCTGGTGCCGCCGCAACAGGCGGCGTGGCTGCCGATGGGCCTCGAACACCAGGCCACGATGAACGCCGACGTCAGGACCGTCGCCGTGATGTTCGACAGCGCGCTGATCCCCGACGGCGGTGACCGCGCGCGCATCCTGGCGGTCTCGCCGCTGCTGCGGGAGATGATGATCTACGCGCTGCGCTGGCCGATCGAACGGGCACACAGCGATCCGGTGTCCGACGCGTTCTTCCAGACCCTGGGCAACCTGGTGATCGAGGCGCTCGACCATGAGGCGCCGCTGAGCCTGCCCAGCTCCGAGCACCCGATCGTGGCCGCGGCGATGACCTACACCAAAGAACACCTGCAGTCGGTGACCGCCGAAGAGGTCAGCCGCGCGGTATCGGTGTCCGAACGCACCCTGCGGCGGCTGTTCTCCGACGAGCTCGGCCTGTCCTGGCGGACCTACCTGTTGCACGCCCGCATGCTGCGGGCCATGGCGCTGCTCGCCGCACCCGGGCAGTCGGTGCAGGAGACCTCGACGGCGGTGGGTTTCGACAGCCTGAGCTCGTTCACCCGAGCGTTCACCCAGTTCTGCGGTGAGACGCCGTCGGCGTACCGGCGCAGGGCGGCGACCTCCATGGTCTGA
- a CDS encoding enhanced intracellular survival protein Eis, whose product MSASGLELRSVSEGDWPLMRRLDATNFGQLVDPAAMAAWRTMIPNGAALVVTDGPDVVGQSFYLDLQLTVPGGVVVPVAGISWVSVAPTHRRRGLLRMMFTELHDRIAAAQYPIAALTASEGGIYGRFGYGPATVSLEWAVDRRWARFRADAPDPGGVRIVTPGEHLDEFAAHYDRWRANTPGGLVRPKALWDDLLADRDDDRAGGSALFALLHADGYVLYRTHGSGPRHIRVVELTAVTPAAHIALWRALCGMDLMERIEIATHPDDPLPYLLTDARLVRTTAATDDLWLRLMDVPAALQARTYGADLTVVLEVGDGFRDDGGRFALQIRDGRAVCTPTQAAPDVCLDLDALGALYLGGHRATALAAAHRLRTDDAALVSRMDRAFGSEVPAELGFAF is encoded by the coding sequence GTGAGCGCTTCGGGGCTGGAACTGCGGTCGGTGTCCGAGGGCGATTGGCCGCTCATGCGGCGCCTGGACGCCACCAATTTCGGTCAGCTCGTTGACCCGGCCGCCATGGCGGCGTGGCGGACCATGATCCCCAACGGCGCCGCACTCGTCGTCACCGACGGACCGGACGTGGTGGGCCAGTCCTTCTACCTCGATCTGCAGCTCACCGTGCCCGGCGGCGTGGTCGTGCCCGTCGCGGGCATCAGCTGGGTATCGGTGGCACCGACACACCGCAGGCGCGGTCTGCTGCGGATGATGTTCACCGAACTGCACGACCGGATCGCCGCCGCGCAATACCCGATCGCCGCGCTGACGGCCAGCGAGGGCGGTATCTACGGACGGTTCGGCTACGGTCCGGCGACGGTGTCGCTCGAGTGGGCGGTCGACCGGCGGTGGGCCCGCTTCCGCGCCGACGCACCCGACCCCGGCGGCGTGCGGATCGTGACGCCGGGCGAGCACCTCGACGAGTTCGCCGCCCACTACGACCGCTGGCGCGCGAATACGCCGGGCGGACTGGTCCGGCCCAAGGCGCTGTGGGACGACCTGCTGGCCGACCGCGACGACGACCGGGCGGGCGGCAGCGCGCTGTTCGCCCTCCTGCATGCCGACGGGTACGTGCTGTACCGGACGCACGGTTCGGGGCCGAGGCATATCCGCGTGGTGGAGCTGACGGCCGTCACACCCGCGGCGCACATCGCGCTGTGGCGGGCACTGTGCGGGATGGACCTGATGGAGCGCATCGAGATCGCCACGCATCCGGACGACCCGTTGCCGTATCTGCTCACCGACGCCCGGCTGGTACGCACCACCGCCGCCACCGACGATCTGTGGCTGCGCCTGATGGATGTCCCCGCGGCGTTGCAGGCCCGCACCTACGGCGCGGATCTGACGGTCGTGCTCGAGGTCGGCGACGGGTTCCGCGACGACGGTGGCCGGTTCGCACTGCAGATCCGCGACGGGCGGGCGGTGTGCACGCCGACGCAGGCGGCACCCGACGTCTGCCTGGATCTCGACGCCCTGGGCGCGCTCTACCTCGGCGGTCACCGGGCGACGGCGCTGGCCGCGGCACACCGCCTGCGCACCGACGATGCCGCGCTCGTCTCCCGCATGGACCGGGCGTTCGGCAGCGAGGTGCCCGCGGAGTTGGGCTTCGCGTTCTGA
- the yaaA gene encoding peroxide stress protein YaaA, producing the protein MLVLLPPSETKRAGGDGPPLRHDLLSFPELEPVRKALVDELVDLSADREASRAALGLSPKQDAEIERNAALHTAPTMPAIDRYTGVLYDALDIGSLRGATAARARQRLAVGSALFGLVRADDPVPAYRLSATSKLPGGGSLTGRWRPVLEPVLAAIAEHELVVDLRSGSYAALGRLPAAVGVDVLAEHPDGRRTVVSHFNKAHKGRLARALATTRAEPTDAAAVATVARRAGMRVERDGDGLIVVVPA; encoded by the coding sequence GTGCTCGTGCTGCTTCCGCCGTCGGAGACCAAACGCGCAGGCGGAGACGGCCCGCCGCTGCGCCACGATCTGCTGTCCTTCCCCGAACTGGAGCCGGTGCGCAAGGCGCTGGTCGACGAACTCGTCGATCTGTCGGCGGACCGCGAGGCCAGCCGCGCGGCGCTCGGCCTGTCGCCGAAGCAGGATGCGGAGATCGAACGCAACGCTGCGCTGCACACCGCGCCCACGATGCCCGCGATCGACCGCTACACCGGAGTGCTCTACGACGCCCTCGACATCGGCTCCCTGCGCGGTGCTACGGCGGCACGGGCGCGGCAGCGGCTGGCGGTCGGATCGGCGCTGTTCGGACTGGTCCGCGCCGACGACCCGGTGCCCGCCTACCGGTTGTCGGCGACGTCGAAGCTGCCTGGCGGTGGCTCGTTGACCGGGCGGTGGCGCCCGGTGCTCGAACCGGTGCTGGCGGCGATCGCCGAACACGAGCTCGTCGTGGATCTGCGGTCGGGCTCCTATGCCGCACTCGGCCGGTTGCCCGCCGCGGTCGGCGTCGACGTGCTGGCAGAACACCCCGACGGCAGGCGGACCGTGGTGAGCCATTTCAACAAGGCGCACAAGGGCAGGCTCGCCAGAGCGCTGGCCACCACACGTGCCGAGCCCACCGACGCCGCGGCCGTCGCGACCGTGGCGCGGCGGGCGGGTATGCGGGTGGAACGCGACGGCGACGGCCTCATCGTCGTCGTCCCCGCCTGA
- a CDS encoding alkaline phosphatase family protein, giving the protein MQLPRPNPDLPHLADVVPSVLAAMDVLGFEAAIDLPTEIGSACVLLIDGLGADLLDRHADDAPVLSGLRGRTLQVGFPSTTVASLAAVGTGCRSGAHGMVGYTFRLPGTGVVNPLRWRPHPWGDDMRETVPPEVVQPMPTTFERAAAAGVAVNVVSNAEFSGSGMTRAVLRGGRFVGVHGLGDLAASVRGVLAEGGFCYGYHGDLDLLGHLYGPGSTAWRMQLRQVDRLVESVVTALPPGALLAVVADHGMVTVDPDRVLDLDQCPPLLDGVDAVAGEARARYVYTAGGATETVLAAWRETLGDRAWVVDREEAVDAGWFGPHVADETRRRIGDIVVAARDSAALVRRTAEPMESALRGQHGSLTDLEQRVPLLVAHA; this is encoded by the coding sequence ATGCAGCTCCCCCGCCCTAATCCGGATCTGCCACATCTCGCTGACGTCGTCCCCTCGGTCCTGGCCGCCATGGACGTGCTCGGCTTCGAGGCCGCCATCGACCTGCCGACCGAGATCGGCTCGGCCTGCGTCCTGCTCATCGACGGCCTCGGCGCCGACCTGCTCGACCGGCACGCCGACGACGCGCCGGTGCTCAGCGGTCTGCGCGGCCGCACACTGCAGGTCGGGTTCCCGTCGACCACCGTCGCGAGCCTGGCTGCCGTCGGAACCGGATGCCGATCCGGGGCGCACGGCATGGTCGGCTACACGTTCCGACTGCCCGGCACCGGTGTGGTCAATCCGCTGCGTTGGCGTCCGCACCCCTGGGGCGACGACATGCGCGAGACCGTGCCGCCGGAGGTCGTGCAGCCGATGCCGACGACCTTCGAACGCGCCGCCGCGGCCGGTGTCGCCGTCAACGTCGTGTCCAACGCGGAGTTCAGCGGATCCGGCATGACCCGCGCGGTGCTGCGCGGCGGCCGCTTCGTCGGAGTGCACGGCCTCGGCGACCTCGCCGCATCGGTGCGCGGCGTGTTGGCCGAGGGCGGCTTCTGTTACGGCTACCACGGCGACCTGGACCTGCTCGGGCACCTCTACGGCCCGGGCTCGACGGCGTGGCGGATGCAGTTGCGTCAGGTCGACCGGCTGGTCGAATCCGTCGTCACCGCACTGCCGCCCGGCGCGCTGCTGGCCGTGGTGGCCGACCACGGCATGGTGACGGTCGACCCCGACCGCGTACTCGATCTCGATCAGTGCCCGCCACTGTTGGACGGGGTTGACGCCGTCGCCGGCGAAGCACGCGCCCGCTACGTCTACACCGCCGGCGGAGCGACCGAAACGGTGTTGGCGGCCTGGCGGGAGACCCTGGGTGATCGGGCATGGGTCGTCGACCGGGAAGAGGCCGTCGACGCCGGCTGGTTCGGTCCCCACGTCGCCGACGAGACGAGGCGCCGGATCGGTGACATCGTGGTCGCCGCGAGGGATTCCGCGGCGCTGGTGCGGCGCACCGCCGAACCGATGGAGTCCGCGCTGCGGGGCCAGCACGGCTCGCTCACCGATCTCGAGCAGCGGGTGCCCCTGCTGGTCGCCCACGCCTGA
- a CDS encoding peptidoglycan endopeptidase: MFALVTLMSLVNSVSGTPYVSGGDSPAGTDCSGLASWVSNAATGRPVYGDRFTTANMEGELLARGFQHGSQPGALVIGWNSGHAAVTLPDGTPVSSGEGGSGVKVGGGGAHQPQFTNRMFLPAPPEAPVPAQPPLNVLPPPPGAPLPPPPAAPLPPPPGAPLPPPPGAPVPPPPIAV, encoded by the coding sequence ATGTTTGCTCTCGTCACGTTGATGTCACTGGTCAACTCGGTCTCGGGCACCCCGTACGTCTCCGGTGGGGACAGCCCCGCGGGGACGGACTGCTCGGGTCTGGCCTCCTGGGTCAGCAATGCGGCGACCGGTCGGCCCGTCTACGGCGACCGGTTCACCACCGCCAACATGGAAGGCGAACTGCTGGCCCGCGGGTTCCAGCACGGGTCACAACCCGGCGCCCTGGTGATCGGCTGGAACAGCGGACATGCGGCGGTCACCCTGCCCGACGGCACGCCGGTGTCCTCGGGCGAGGGTGGCAGCGGCGTCAAGGTGGGCGGCGGCGGAGCCCACCAACCGCAGTTCACCAACCGGATGTTCCTGCCCGCCCCGCCGGAAGCGCCCGTACCCGCCCAACCGCCGCTCAACGTACTGCCGCCTCCGCCAGGGGCCCCGCTCCCGCCTCCACCCGCGGCGCCGCTCCCGCCGCCGCCCGGGGCGCCGCTCCCGCCGCCGCCCGGGGCGCCGGTTCCACCGCCGCCGATAGCAGTGTGA
- a CDS encoding ArsR/SmtB family transcription factor, translating into MDEVFRALADPNRRRLLDTLNLRDGQTLGELCAVVEMTRQSVSKHLAVLEAAGLVTTVRHGRHKLHHLDTQPIDALFDRWIRQYHRPRPEPPPSTARRPMPEPDPDAFVYPIYIRTTPERLWQAITGPEFSRRHMGHALISTWQKGAAYTWIDGDVEIADVDQVVVDVDPYRRLSLVFPVSVPSMTGGADPTEVERAARSSRSHLSFDIEPAGEQVELTVAHDGFGADRVVREAISRVWPRKLSDLKSGLEQTR; encoded by the coding sequence ATGGACGAGGTGTTCCGAGCGCTCGCCGACCCGAATCGCCGCCGCCTGCTCGACACCCTCAATCTCCGGGACGGGCAGACCCTCGGAGAACTGTGCGCGGTCGTCGAGATGACGCGTCAATCGGTGAGCAAGCACCTCGCCGTGCTGGAGGCGGCCGGTCTGGTGACGACGGTCCGGCACGGCAGGCACAAACTCCACCATCTCGACACCCAGCCGATCGATGCGCTCTTCGACCGGTGGATCCGCCAGTACCACCGCCCCCGCCCGGAGCCGCCCCCGTCGACCGCGCGGCGCCCGATGCCGGAGCCGGACCCCGACGCCTTCGTCTACCCGATCTACATCAGGACGACACCGGAGCGGCTGTGGCAGGCGATCACCGGCCCGGAGTTCTCCCGCCGCCACATGGGCCATGCGCTGATCTCGACATGGCAGAAGGGTGCGGCGTACACGTGGATCGACGGGGATGTGGAGATCGCCGACGTCGATCAGGTGGTCGTCGACGTGGACCCGTACCGTCGGCTGTCGCTGGTGTTCCCGGTGTCCGTGCCGTCGATGACGGGCGGCGCCGATCCCACCGAAGTCGAACGGGCGGCTCGCTCGTCGCGCTCACACCTGTCGTTCGACATCGAGCCGGCGGGGGAGCAGGTCGAGCTCACCGTCGCACACGACGGCTTCGGAGCCGATCGCGTTGTGCGCGAAGCCATCTCAAGGGTTTGGCCGCGTAAACTGTCCGACCTCAAGAGCGGACTCGAGCAAACGCGGTGA
- a CDS encoding phytanoyl-CoA dioxygenase family protein gives MVDVDVDVAAFERDGYLKISQPELRGAAEAARAQLWRRLGVSPDDPSSWTEPVVWTSDMTGSGPFAELTGSAPLARVLDALCGTGGWQPRGALGNIPVRFPVRPSADDRGWHIDMNTPLPDGGWAISGRPHTLLLLTLLSDVGPDDAPTRIRRGSHRDVAAALDEVPVDFIAAGELVDRVSAARPVVAATGSAGDMYVVHPFTVHAADEHRGSTPRFMAQTPVVLTAPLRPGGPSVPARVWSGDGS, from the coding sequence GTGGTGGATGTGGATGTGGATGTGGCGGCTTTCGAGCGGGACGGCTACCTGAAGATCAGCCAGCCGGAGCTGCGCGGCGCCGCCGAGGCGGCCCGGGCACAACTGTGGCGCCGGCTCGGGGTGTCCCCGGACGATCCGTCGTCGTGGACTGAGCCGGTGGTGTGGACGTCGGACATGACCGGCTCCGGTCCGTTCGCCGAGTTGACCGGCAGCGCGCCACTGGCTCGCGTGCTCGACGCCCTGTGCGGGACAGGCGGCTGGCAGCCGAGGGGTGCGCTCGGCAACATCCCGGTCCGTTTCCCCGTCCGGCCCTCGGCGGACGACCGCGGCTGGCACATCGACATGAACACGCCCCTTCCCGACGGCGGGTGGGCGATCAGTGGGCGCCCGCACACACTGCTGTTGCTGACCCTGCTGTCCGACGTCGGTCCCGACGACGCGCCGACCCGCATCCGCCGGGGTTCACACCGCGACGTCGCGGCGGCTCTGGACGAGGTGCCGGTGGACTTCATCGCGGCGGGCGAACTGGTCGACCGGGTCAGCGCCGCGCGACCGGTGGTGGCGGCCACCGGATCGGCGGGCGACATGTACGTCGTGCATCCGTTCACGGTGCACGCCGCCGATGAACATCGCGGCAGCACACCGCGTTTCATGGCCCAGACGCCGGTCGTGCTCACCGCACCGCTGCGCCCGGGCGGTCCGTCGGTGCCGGCCCGCGTCTGGTCGGGCGACGGCTCCTGA
- a CDS encoding VOC family protein, with product MIGTLRSVVVDCRDPLALAEFYAGVLGGEVRPEEHDWVVLTEPSGRRLAFQRSPEHRPPTFPDPSGSQQFHLDIQVDDVDEAERKVLDLGATRVTDAPGEDDFRVYRDPAGHTFCLVFNV from the coding sequence ATGATCGGAACACTGCGCTCCGTCGTGGTCGACTGTCGAGATCCGTTGGCGCTGGCCGAATTCTACGCCGGCGTGCTGGGCGGGGAGGTCCGCCCCGAGGAGCACGACTGGGTGGTGCTCACCGAGCCGTCGGGTCGCCGGTTGGCGTTCCAGCGCTCACCGGAGCACCGGCCCCCGACGTTCCCGGACCCGAGCGGCTCCCAGCAGTTCCACCTCGACATTCAGGTCGACGACGTCGACGAGGCCGAACGCAAGGTGCTCGACCTCGGCGCCACGCGGGTCACCGACGCGCCGGGTGAGGACGATTTCCGCGTGTACCGCGACCCGGCCGGGCACACGTTCTGCCTCGTCTTCAACGTCTGA
- a CDS encoding alpha/beta hydrolase: MDTDFQLPSGRVRVRSWGADDAPILLCVHGISANLTAFCVLAERLAGPDRRVVAFDLRGRGRSEITPPGTYGLDSHASDVLAVADALGAETVDLVGWSLGALIAMRVARDNGARLRSVALIDHIGPAQAAALAPVRAGFARLDAAVPTPAAYLDGVRSAGVVDRWTPFWEDHHRYELAEQPDGTWRPTTSRAAAEEDLFQRWPTDWTDHWRALTMPTVVIRAIRPLNGAVLISEDAVAAMRSTNPAIRVVDVDSNHFTCIVDPATVDAVGTALR, translated from the coding sequence GTGGACACCGACTTCCAGCTGCCCTCGGGCCGGGTGCGCGTGCGCTCCTGGGGCGCCGACGACGCGCCGATCCTGCTGTGCGTGCACGGCATTTCGGCGAACCTGACGGCGTTCTGCGTCCTCGCCGAACGGCTCGCCGGCCCGGACCGTCGCGTGGTGGCGTTCGACCTGCGCGGGCGCGGGCGCAGCGAGATCACCCCGCCGGGCACCTACGGGTTGGACAGCCACGCCAGCGACGTTCTCGCGGTCGCCGACGCGCTGGGCGCCGAGACCGTCGACCTCGTCGGCTGGTCACTCGGCGCGCTGATCGCGATGCGCGTGGCCCGCGACAACGGCGCCCGGTTGCGCAGTGTCGCGCTGATCGACCACATCGGTCCCGCGCAGGCCGCCGCACTGGCACCGGTGCGCGCCGGTTTCGCCCGCCTGGACGCCGCCGTCCCGACGCCTGCCGCCTACCTCGACGGCGTGCGCTCCGCCGGTGTCGTCGACCGGTGGACACCGTTCTGGGAGGACCACCATCGCTACGAACTGGCCGAGCAGCCCGACGGGACGTGGCGGCCGACCACGTCGCGGGCCGCCGCGGAAGAGGATCTGTTCCAGCGCTGGCCCACCGACTGGACAGATCACTGGCGGGCGCTGACGATGCCCACCGTGGTGATCCGCGCCATCAGACCGCTCAACGGCGCCGTGCTGATCTCCGAGGACGCCGTGGCCGCGATGCGCTCGACCAATCCCGCGATCCGCGTCGTCGACGTCGACAGCAACCACTTCACGTGCATCGTCGATCCCGCCACGGTCGACGCGGTCGGCACCGCCCTGCGATAA
- a CDS encoding amidohydrolase family protein encodes MNVDDLILVSIDDHVVEPPDMFLRHVPAKYRDEAPIVVTDDKGVDQWMYQGRPQGVSGLNAVVSWPAEEWGRDPAGFAEMRPGVYDVHERVRDMNRNGILASMCFPTFTGFSARHLNMHREEATLVMVSAYNDWHIDEWAGSYPGRFIPIAIMPTWNPEAMCAEIRRVAAKGCRAVTMPELPHLEGLPSYHDEEYWGPVFRTLSEENVVMCLHIGTGFGAISMAPNAPIDNLIILATQVSAMCAQDLLWGPAMRNYPDLKFAFSEGGIGWIPFYLDRSDRHYTNQKWLRRDFGDKLPSDVFREHSLACYVTDKTSLKLRHEIGIDIIAWECDYPHSDCFWPDAPEQVLAELNAAGASDSDIDKITWENSCRFFSWDPFAHTAKEDATVRALRAAGADVDVSIRPRKEWARLYGEKQLAKA; translated from the coding sequence ATGAACGTCGACGACCTGATCCTGGTGAGCATCGACGACCACGTGGTGGAGCCGCCCGACATGTTCCTGCGGCACGTGCCCGCCAAGTACCGGGACGAGGCGCCGATCGTCGTCACCGACGACAAGGGCGTCGACCAGTGGATGTACCAGGGGCGGCCGCAGGGCGTCAGCGGCCTCAACGCCGTCGTGTCCTGGCCCGCCGAGGAGTGGGGCCGCGACCCCGCCGGATTCGCCGAGATGCGGCCCGGCGTCTACGACGTCCACGAACGTGTCCGCGACATGAACCGCAACGGCATCCTGGCCTCGATGTGCTTCCCGACGTTCACCGGCTTCTCGGCACGCCACCTCAACATGCACCGCGAGGAAGCGACGCTGGTGATGGTCTCGGCCTACAACGACTGGCACATCGACGAATGGGCCGGCTCCTATCCGGGCCGGTTCATCCCGATCGCGATCATGCCGACGTGGAACCCCGAGGCGATGTGCGCCGAGATCCGCCGGGTCGCCGCGAAGGGGTGCCGTGCGGTGACCATGCCGGAGCTGCCGCACCTCGAAGGTCTGCCCAGCTACCACGACGAGGAGTATTGGGGCCCGGTGTTCCGGACGCTCTCGGAGGAGAACGTGGTGATGTGCCTGCACATCGGCACCGGCTTCGGCGCGATCAGCATGGCGCCCAACGCGCCGATCGACAACCTGATCATCCTGGCCACCCAGGTGTCGGCGATGTGCGCCCAGGACCTGCTGTGGGGCCCCGCGATGCGCAACTATCCGGATCTGAAGTTCGCGTTCTCCGAGGGCGGCATCGGCTGGATCCCGTTCTACCTGGACCGCAGCGACCGCCACTACACCAACCAGAAGTGGCTGCGGCGCGACTTCGGCGACAAGCTGCCCTCCGATGTGTTCCGCGAACACTCGCTGGCCTGCTACGTCACCGACAAGACCTCGCTGAAACTGCGTCACGAGATCGGCATCGACATCATCGCGTGGGAGTGCGACTATCCGCACTCGGACTGCTTCTGGCCCGACGCCCCCGAACAAGTGCTCGCCGAATTGAACGCGGCCGGCGCCAGCGATTCCGACATCGACAAGATCACCTGGGAGAACTCCTGCCGGTTCTTCAGCTGGGATCCCTTCGCCCACACCGCGAAGGAGGACGCGACGGTGCGCGCGCTGCGCGCCGCAGGCGCCGACGTCGACGTGTCGATCCGGCCGCGGAAGGAGTGGGCGCGGCTCTACGGGGAGAAGCAACTGGCCAAGGCGTGA
- a CDS encoding alpha/beta fold hydrolase, whose protein sequence is MSSAASTREYAPGRSLDLYGDPAAPVVLLWHGMQTDSRTAVRPLAERIAGHGFSVVAPDWDSHAADNGRSDLLASARFASEQPGAVDGLVVVGWSLGGAAAAGLAFGAADYRVRVAHTVCLAGAFMAANPLTGEPLTPGRAPGGQATMTLVHGSADDVIPVSVGRDFAVEAGGAGWLVQYIELAADHANIVGARHDAAADRYEPADDPASLAVAAEVASVVARSAPR, encoded by the coding sequence ATGAGTTCTGCGGCGTCGACGCGCGAATACGCCCCCGGCCGGTCACTCGACCTCTACGGTGATCCCGCCGCTCCCGTGGTGCTGCTGTGGCACGGCATGCAGACCGATTCACGCACGGCGGTGCGTCCGCTGGCCGAACGTATCGCCGGGCACGGCTTCTCCGTGGTGGCACCCGATTGGGATTCCCACGCCGCCGACAACGGGCGGTCCGACCTGCTCGCCTCGGCGCGGTTCGCCTCCGAGCAACCGGGCGCGGTCGACGGCCTGGTCGTGGTCGGATGGTCGCTCGGTGGGGCCGCCGCCGCGGGCCTGGCGTTCGGTGCCGCCGACTACCGGGTGCGGGTCGCGCACACGGTGTGTCTGGCCGGTGCCTTCATGGCAGCCAACCCGTTGACCGGCGAGCCGCTGACTCCCGGCCGTGCCCCCGGCGGCCAGGCGACGATGACGCTCGTGCACGGCAGCGCCGACGACGTCATCCCGGTGTCGGTCGGACGTGACTTCGCGGTGGAGGCGGGCGGCGCGGGCTGGCTCGTGCAGTACATCGAACTCGCGGCCGATCACGCCAACATCGTCGGGGCCCGCCACGACGCGGCCGCCGACCGCTACGAACCGGCCGACGACCCCGCGAGTCTGGCGGTCGCCGCGGAAGTGGCCAGTGTGGTCGCGCGCTCCGCCCCGCGGTGA
- a CDS encoding MSMEG_6728 family protein has translation MQTFLPCEDFDASAAVLDVRRLGKQRVEVIQVLRALTVPGYGWRHHPAAAMWAGYEEALVRYGLQVCAHWCRGGRADTCATTLVTDLGATVGIDSVRFQAELGAAGELPPWLGDRDFHRSHQAALVKKDPDHYRPLFPDVPDDLPYVWPASDRDRRIPI, from the coding sequence ATGCAGACCTTCCTGCCCTGCGAGGATTTCGACGCCAGCGCCGCGGTGCTCGACGTACGTCGCCTCGGTAAGCAGCGGGTCGAGGTGATCCAGGTGCTGCGCGCGCTGACGGTGCCGGGTTACGGATGGCGCCACCACCCCGCCGCCGCGATGTGGGCGGGCTATGAAGAAGCGCTGGTGCGCTACGGACTTCAGGTCTGCGCCCACTGGTGTCGGGGCGGTCGGGCCGACACGTGCGCGACCACGCTGGTCACGGACCTCGGCGCCACCGTCGGTATCGACAGTGTCCGCTTCCAGGCCGAACTCGGCGCCGCCGGCGAACTGCCGCCCTGGCTGGGTGACCGCGATTTCCACCGCAGCCATCAGGCCGCACTGGTGAAGAAGGATCCCGACCACTACCGGCCGTTGTTCCCCGACGTGCCCGACGACCTGCCGTACGTGTGGCCGGCGTCGGACCGCGACCGCCGAATACCGATCTGA